The following are encoded in a window of Variovorax paradoxus genomic DNA:
- the fur gene encoding ferric iron uptake transcriptional regulator, whose protein sequence is MANIDELKNTGLKATLPRLKILEIFQTGSQRHMTAEDVFRVLLNEHSDIGLATVYRVLTQFEQAGILERSHFESGKAVYELNEGTHHDHLICTSCGKVEEFYDAEIERRQQMIAKDKGWILQDHAMSLYGLCGDCVKKR, encoded by the coding sequence ATGGCCAACATCGACGAACTCAAGAACACCGGCCTCAAGGCCACCTTGCCGCGGTTGAAGATCCTCGAGATCTTCCAGACGGGCAGCCAGCGGCACATGACAGCGGAAGACGTCTTTCGCGTGCTGCTCAACGAACACTCCGACATCGGACTGGCCACCGTGTACCGCGTCCTCACGCAGTTCGAGCAGGCCGGCATCCTGGAGCGCAGCCACTTCGAAAGCGGCAAGGCGGTCTACGAGCTGAACGAAGGCACCCACCACGACCACCTGATCTGCACCTCGTGCGGCAAGGTCGAGGAGTTCTATGACGCCGAGATCGAGCGCCGCCAGCAGATGATCGCCAAGGACAAGGGCTGGATCCTGCAGGACCACGCCATGTCGCTGTACGGCCTGTGCGGCGATTGCGTCAAGAAGCGCTGA
- a CDS encoding MotA/TolQ/ExbB proton channel family protein, which translates to MSVLELLTHGDGVSRSVAALLLAMSIASWVVILWKAWLLRGGTRDVLRSIAAFWQSATLAEAEQKLQAFDRAELVRPAVAALRQAAAEAPGGTLGATVDRNQRLTRVLRGALHGALRRLQAGQILLATVGATAPFVGLLGTVWGIYGALAGIAGQTGGFTIDKVAGPVGEALVMTAFGLAVAIPAVLAYNVFGRVVGRVEAELEGFAHDLLGSFGEAPKPAAPPPARPMPV; encoded by the coding sequence ATGAGCGTGCTCGAACTGCTGACCCACGGTGACGGCGTCAGCCGTTCGGTGGCCGCGCTGCTGCTCGCGATGTCGATCGCCAGCTGGGTTGTGATCCTCTGGAAAGCCTGGTTGCTGCGCGGCGGCACGCGCGACGTGCTGCGCAGCATCGCGGCGTTCTGGCAATCGGCCACCCTGGCCGAGGCCGAGCAGAAGCTCCAGGCCTTCGACCGCGCCGAACTCGTGCGGCCCGCCGTGGCCGCGCTGCGCCAGGCCGCCGCCGAAGCCCCCGGCGGCACGCTGGGCGCCACGGTCGATCGCAACCAGCGCCTCACGCGCGTGCTGCGTGGCGCGCTGCACGGCGCGCTGCGGCGCCTGCAGGCCGGGCAGATCCTGCTGGCCACCGTGGGCGCCACCGCGCCCTTCGTCGGCCTGCTCGGCACCGTCTGGGGCATCTACGGCGCGCTCGCGGGCATCGCGGGCCAGACCGGCGGCTTCACCATCGACAAGGTGGCCGGCCCGGTCGGCGAGGCGCTCGTGATGACGGCCTTCGGCCTCGCCGTCGCCATTCCGGCCGTGCTGGCCTACAACGTGTTCGGCCGCGTCGTGGGCCGCGTCGAGGCCGAGCTCGAAGGCTTTGCGCACGACCTGCTCGGCAGCTTCGGCGAAGCGCCGAAGCCCGCCGCACCGCCGCCTGCGCGGCCGATGCCGGTTTAG
- a CDS encoding PTS sugar transporter subunit IIA: MNRLASILPPAQVLVSVDATSKKRAFEEAGLLFESLHGLGRALITDSLFARERLGSTGLGHGVAIPHGRIKGLKAPMAAVFQLANPIGFDAPDEQPVALLIFLLVPEAATQKHLEILSEIAELLSDAGLREQIKSSTDAAALHGLIAGWQSTQVA, from the coding sequence ATGAATCGCCTCGCGTCCATCCTGCCGCCCGCTCAAGTGCTCGTGAGCGTTGACGCCACCAGCAAGAAACGTGCTTTCGAAGAAGCTGGCCTTCTGTTCGAAAGCCTTCATGGCCTGGGACGCGCCCTGATCACCGACAGCCTGTTTGCGCGCGAGCGTCTCGGCTCCACCGGTCTGGGCCATGGCGTTGCCATTCCGCATGGCCGCATCAAGGGCCTCAAGGCGCCGATGGCCGCGGTGTTCCAGCTGGCGAACCCCATCGGCTTCGACGCCCCCGACGAGCAGCCCGTCGCGCTGCTGATCTTCCTGCTGGTGCCCGAAGCGGCCACGCAGAAGCACCTCGAAATCCTGTCTGAAATTGCCGAGCTGCTGAGCGACGCCGGCCTGCGCGAGCAGATCAAGTCCAGCACCGACGCTGCCGCGCTGCACGGCCTCATTGCCGGCTGGCAATCGACCCAGGTCGCCTGA
- the hprK gene encoding HPr(Ser) kinase/phosphatase, producing MKPTVISADAMFEEFRGSLRWEWLAGLGASERQFDPDVISRAQSAADLVGYLNYIHPYRVQILGAREVAYLTRGSKEDCVRRIGRIVTLEPPMLVLADGQAAPDELLSICERAQLPLFATRESSAFVIDLLRAYLSKHFAERTSMHGVFMDILGMGVMITGESGLGKSELGLELISRGNGLVADDAVDLYRINQNTIEGRCPDLLLNLLEVRGIGLLDIRAIFGETAVRRKMRLKLIVHLVRRDSFERDYERMPSAPLTQDVLGIPVRKVIIQVVAGRNIAVLVEAAVRNSILQLRGIDTYADFVARHHKAMESGRDPD from the coding sequence ATGAAGCCGACCGTCATCAGCGCCGATGCCATGTTCGAGGAGTTCCGCGGATCGCTCCGCTGGGAATGGCTCGCGGGGCTCGGCGCCTCGGAGCGCCAGTTCGACCCCGACGTCATCAGCCGCGCGCAGTCGGCCGCCGACCTGGTCGGCTACCTGAACTACATCCACCCGTACCGCGTGCAGATTCTGGGCGCGCGCGAGGTGGCCTACCTCACGCGCGGCAGCAAGGAAGACTGCGTGCGCCGCATCGGGCGCATCGTCACGCTGGAGCCGCCGATGCTGGTGCTGGCCGACGGCCAGGCCGCGCCCGACGAGCTGCTGTCGATCTGCGAGCGCGCGCAGCTGCCGCTCTTTGCCACGCGCGAATCGTCGGCCTTCGTGATCGACCTGCTGCGCGCGTACCTGTCCAAGCACTTCGCCGAGCGCACCTCGATGCACGGCGTGTTCATGGACATCCTGGGCATGGGCGTGATGATCACGGGCGAGTCGGGCCTGGGCAAAAGCGAGCTCGGCCTGGAGCTGATCTCGCGCGGCAACGGCCTCGTGGCCGACGACGCGGTCGACCTGTACCGCATCAACCAGAACACCATCGAGGGCCGCTGCCCCGACCTGCTGCTGAACCTGCTGGAGGTGCGCGGCATCGGCCTGCTGGACATCCGCGCGATCTTCGGCGAGACGGCCGTGCGCCGGAAGATGCGCCTGAAGCTCATCGTGCACCTCGTGCGGCGCGACAGCTTCGAGCGCGACTACGAGCGCATGCCCTCGGCGCCGCTCACGCAGGACGTGCTGGGCATTCCGGTGCGCAAGGTCATCATCCAGGTGGTGGCGGGGCGCAACATCGCCGTGCTGGTGGAAGCCGCGGTGCGCAATTCGATCCTGCAGCTGCGCGGCATCGACACGTATGCCGATTTCGTGGCGCGCCACCACAAGGCGATGGAGAGCGGGCGCGATCCGGACTGA
- a CDS encoding ExbD/TolR family protein: MAFGRTSLGSSAAGGGRAVGAGGQRPLSDINVTPLVDVMLVLLVIFIITAPLMASSIKLDLPQTDAGQPNDTPKFVSLSVDASGKTFFNDKPVTDEELTAQLEKAAADSKDTEVQLRADQTVPYGKVVALMGIANKAGLSRIGFVTEAEPAKPR; this comes from the coding sequence ATGGCCTTCGGACGCACATCGCTAGGCAGCAGCGCCGCAGGCGGCGGGCGGGCCGTGGGCGCGGGCGGGCAGCGGCCGCTGTCCGACATCAACGTCACGCCGCTGGTCGACGTGATGCTGGTGCTGCTGGTGATCTTCATCATCACCGCGCCGCTGATGGCCAGCTCGATCAAGCTCGACCTGCCGCAGACCGACGCGGGCCAGCCCAACGACACGCCCAAGTTCGTGAGCCTGTCGGTCGATGCGTCGGGCAAGACTTTCTTCAACGACAAGCCCGTGACCGACGAAGAGCTGACGGCCCAACTCGAAAAAGCTGCCGCCGACAGCAAGGACACCGAAGTGCAATTGCGCGCCGACCAGACCGTGCCATATGGCAAGGTGGTGGCGCTGATGGGGATTGCGAACAAGGCGGGGTTGAGCCGGATCGGGTTCGTGACCGAGGCTGAGCCAGCAAAACCGCGCTGA
- the dapB gene encoding 4-hydroxy-tetrahydrodipicolinate reductase — protein MGHMLIEAVRNAPDCRLAGALDIAGSAALGADAAAFLGFTSGVPIVADLRTGLQDAQVLIDFTRPEGTMAHLAVCRELGVQAVIGTTGFSDAQKAEIAEIAKDIAIMLAPNMSVGVNVTLKLLDMAARAMATGYDIEIVEAHHRFKVDAPSGTALKMGEVIADALGRDLKDCAVYGREGITGERDPSTIGFATIRGGDIVGDHTVLFAGIGERIEISHKSSSRVTYAQGALRAVRFLGGQRNGLFDMFDVLGLR, from the coding sequence ATGGGCCACATGCTGATCGAAGCCGTGCGCAACGCGCCCGACTGCCGCCTGGCCGGCGCGCTCGACATCGCAGGCAGCGCCGCCCTCGGCGCCGATGCCGCGGCCTTCCTGGGCTTCACCAGCGGCGTGCCCATCGTGGCCGACCTGCGCACCGGGCTGCAAGATGCGCAGGTGCTCATCGACTTCACCCGCCCCGAAGGCACCATGGCGCACCTGGCCGTGTGCCGCGAGCTGGGCGTGCAGGCCGTGATCGGCACCACCGGCTTCAGCGACGCGCAGAAGGCCGAGATCGCCGAGATCGCGAAAGACATCGCCATCATGTTGGCGCCCAACATGAGCGTGGGCGTCAACGTCACGCTCAAGCTGCTCGACATGGCCGCCCGCGCGATGGCCACCGGCTACGACATCGAGATCGTCGAGGCCCACCACCGCTTCAAGGTCGACGCCCCCTCGGGCACCGCGCTCAAGATGGGCGAAGTGATCGCCGACGCGCTGGGCCGCGACCTCAAGGACTGCGCCGTGTACGGCCGCGAAGGCATCACGGGCGAACGCGACCCGTCGACCATCGGCTTTGCCACCATCCGCGGCGGCGACATCGTGGGCGACCACACCGTGCTGTTCGCCGGCATCGGCGAGCGCATCGAAATTTCCCACAAGTCGTCCAGCCGCGTGACCTACGCGCAGGGCGCGCTGCGTGCGGTGCGCTTCCTGGGCGGCCAGCGCAACGGCCTGTTCGACATGTTCGACGTACTCGGCCTGCGCTAA
- a CDS encoding glycogen/starch/alpha-glucan phosphorylase: MTIKDFAYDHPDRDVAAFKRAVANKLIYAVGKDPVAASPDDWLHATALAVRDQLVERWMTTTRANYAQDLKRVYYLSMEFLIGRTFTNALLAVDLYGIVREALADFGVDMAALAEREPDAALGNGGLGRLAACFLDSMATLGVPGMGYGIRYEYGMFRQQIVDGQQVETPDYWLTRGNPWEFQRPEVNYRVRFGGRVQKREGTNAPYGAADWVDTHDVRAVAYDTIIPGYGTQATNTLRLWSARATEEIDLSAFNRGNYMQAVESKNHSENVSRVLYPDDSTPSGRELRLHQEYFFCSASVQDLLRRYLRNHTSFDQLSDKVSIHLNDTHPVLAVPELMRLLLDEHGLAWDVAWAHTQKVFSYTNHTLMHEALETWPVEMLGRILPRHLQIIYDINAKFLATVTQKVGNDVELMRRLSLVDEAGERRVRMAYVAVLASHSINGVSGLHSELMKQSIFSDFARIFPERFNNKTNGVTPRRWLAQANPPLAGLLDQRIGKGWRRDLSQLEALRPMVAQPAFVRAFRHAKRENKLRLANWVEQHLKLDLDTDAMFDVQVKRIHEYKRQLLNVLHVIARYHRILDAQASGAPVDIVPRVVVFAGKAASAYAMAKQVIRLINDVAATVNADARVGKLLKVVFLPNYSVSLAEIIMPAADLSEQISTAGTEASGTGNMKFALNGALTIGTLDGANVEMRENVGPENIFIFGHTTPEVADIRARGYQPREIYEENAELKRVLDAIRDGAFSPGEPARYQGIYDALVNWGDHYLLLADYASYVAKQAEVDALYRDAEAWTRMAILNVAGMGAFSSDRTIAQYAHEIWHTKPVVLS; encoded by the coding sequence ATGACGATCAAGGACTTCGCCTACGACCACCCCGACCGCGACGTTGCCGCCTTCAAGCGCGCAGTGGCCAACAAGCTGATCTACGCCGTCGGCAAGGATCCCGTGGCCGCCAGCCCCGACGACTGGCTGCATGCCACCGCACTCGCGGTGCGCGACCAGCTCGTCGAACGCTGGATGACGACCACGCGCGCCAACTACGCGCAGGACCTCAAGCGCGTGTACTACCTGTCGATGGAGTTCCTCATCGGGCGCACCTTCACCAACGCGCTGCTCGCCGTCGACCTGTACGGCATCGTGCGCGAGGCGCTGGCCGACTTCGGCGTCGACATGGCCGCGCTGGCCGAGCGCGAGCCCGATGCGGCGCTCGGCAACGGCGGCCTGGGGCGGCTCGCGGCCTGCTTTCTCGATTCGATGGCCACGCTCGGCGTGCCCGGCATGGGCTACGGCATCCGCTACGAATACGGCATGTTCCGCCAGCAGATCGTCGACGGCCAGCAGGTCGAAACGCCCGACTACTGGCTCACGCGCGGCAACCCGTGGGAGTTCCAGCGGCCCGAAGTGAACTACCGCGTGCGCTTCGGCGGGCGCGTGCAAAAGCGCGAAGGCACGAACGCGCCCTACGGCGCGGCCGACTGGGTCGACACGCACGACGTGCGCGCCGTCGCCTACGACACGATCATTCCCGGCTACGGCACGCAGGCCACCAACACCTTGCGGCTGTGGTCGGCGCGCGCCACCGAAGAGATCGACCTGTCGGCCTTCAACCGCGGCAACTACATGCAGGCGGTGGAGAGCAAGAACCACTCCGAGAACGTGTCGCGCGTGCTCTACCCCGACGACTCCACGCCCTCGGGCCGCGAGCTGCGGTTGCACCAGGAATACTTTTTCTGCAGCGCCAGCGTGCAAGACTTGTTGCGCCGCTACCTGCGCAACCACACGAGCTTCGACCAGCTGTCGGACAAGGTCAGCATCCACCTGAATGACACGCACCCGGTGCTCGCCGTGCCCGAGCTCATGCGCCTGCTGCTCGACGAACACGGCCTCGCGTGGGACGTGGCCTGGGCCCACACGCAGAAGGTGTTCAGCTACACCAACCACACGCTGATGCACGAGGCATTGGAGACCTGGCCGGTCGAGATGCTGGGCCGCATCCTGCCGCGACATCTGCAGATCATCTACGACATCAACGCGAAGTTTCTCGCCACGGTGACGCAGAAGGTGGGCAACGACGTCGAGCTGATGCGCCGGCTGTCGCTGGTCGACGAAGCGGGCGAGCGGCGCGTGCGCATGGCGTATGTGGCCGTGCTGGCGAGCCACTCGATCAACGGCGTGTCGGGGCTGCACTCGGAGCTGATGAAGCAGTCGATCTTTTCCGACTTCGCCAGGATTTTTCCGGAGCGCTTCAACAACAAGACCAACGGCGTCACGCCGCGCCGCTGGCTCGCGCAGGCCAACCCGCCGCTGGCCGGCCTGCTCGACCAGCGCATCGGCAAGGGCTGGCGGCGCGACCTGTCGCAGCTCGAAGCGTTGCGGCCGATGGTCGCGCAGCCCGCCTTCGTGCGCGCCTTTCGCCATGCCAAGCGCGAGAACAAGCTGCGGCTGGCCAACTGGGTCGAGCAGCACCTGAAGCTCGACCTGGACACCGACGCGATGTTCGACGTGCAGGTCAAGCGCATCCACGAGTACAAGCGGCAGCTACTCAACGTGCTGCACGTGATCGCGCGGTATCACCGCATCCTCGATGCGCAGGCCAGCGGTGCGCCGGTCGACATCGTGCCGCGCGTGGTCGTGTTCGCGGGCAAGGCCGCCTCGGCCTATGCGATGGCCAAGCAGGTGATCCGCCTCATCAACGACGTGGCGGCCACGGTGAATGCCGACGCGCGCGTGGGCAAGCTGCTGAAGGTGGTGTTCCTGCCGAACTACAGCGTGAGCCTGGCCGAGATCATCATGCCGGCAGCCGACCTGTCGGAGCAGATTTCCACTGCGGGCACGGAAGCTTCAGGCACGGGCAACATGAAGTTCGCGCTCAACGGCGCGCTCACCATCGGCACGCTCGACGGCGCCAACGTCGAGATGCGCGAGAACGTCGGCCCCGAGAACATCTTCATCTTCGGCCACACCACGCCCGAGGTGGCCGACATCCGCGCCCGCGGCTACCAGCCGCGCGAGATCTACGAAGAAAACGCCGAACTCAAGCGCGTGCTCGACGCCATCCGCGACGGCGCGTTCTCACCGGGCGAGCCCGCGCGCTACCAGGGCATCTACGACGCGCTCGTGAACTGGGGCGACCACTACCTGCTGCTGGCCGACTACGCGAGCTACGTGGCCAAGCAGGCCGAGGTCGATGCGCTGTACCGTGACGCGGAGGCGTGGACGCGCATGGCGATCCTCAATGTGGCGGGGATGGGGGCGTTCTCATCGGACCGGACGATTGCGCAGTACGCGCATGAGATCTGGCATACGAAGCCGGTTGTGCTGAGCTGA
- a CDS encoding outer membrane protein assembly factor BamE, translating into MPAILQRRPWLLVAAIAATLALGACSGFSERTRGALSAVTPYKVEVVQGNFVSKEQVAALKPGMSRQQVREILGTSLLNDVFHANRWDYVFTIRRQGVDPQERRLTVFFNGELMDRFQGDEMPSEEEFVATLDTRRKTGKVPQLEATEDELKKYAPKGEKKADTTGTPAAPVPALPAAYPPLEAAR; encoded by the coding sequence ATGCCTGCCATCCTCCAACGCCGGCCCTGGTTGCTGGTTGCTGCCATTGCGGCGACGCTCGCCCTCGGTGCCTGCAGCGGTTTCAGCGAACGCACGCGTGGCGCGCTGTCTGCCGTCACTCCCTACAAAGTCGAAGTGGTGCAGGGCAATTTCGTGTCGAAGGAACAGGTCGCGGCGCTCAAGCCCGGCATGTCGCGCCAACAGGTGCGCGAGATCCTCGGCACCTCGCTGCTGAACGACGTCTTCCACGCCAACCGCTGGGACTACGTCTTCACGATCCGCCGCCAGGGCGTCGATCCGCAGGAGCGCCGCCTGACCGTGTTCTTCAACGGTGAACTCATGGACCGCTTCCAGGGCGACGAGATGCCCAGCGAAGAAGAGTTCGTTGCCACGCTCGACACCCGCCGCAAGACCGGCAAGGTGCCGCAGCTCGAGGCCACCGAAGACGAGCTCAAGAAATACGCGCCCAAGGGCGAAAAGAAAGCCGACACCACCGGCACCCCGGCGGCCCCCGTGCCTGCGCTGCCGGCCGCCTACCCCCCGCTCGAAGCCGCGCGCTGA